From a region of the Streptomyces venezuelae genome:
- a CDS encoding alpha/beta hydrolase: MIRNAALGSAATLITGTLAASLLLAPPAAAASAGSDGRLPEALGVQIAAARAARAGIDWKDCPADWGFEKPIQCGWVKVPLDYAKPFGKTIDIAVDRIGSTGTKEERQGALVYNPGGPGGSGMRFPRRVTTKSPLWVNTSKAYDFVGFDPRGVGHSAPISCIDPQEFVKAPKADPVPDSEADKRAQRKLAAEYADGCKERSGEMLPHMTTPNTARDLDVIRAGLGEKKLNYLGVSYGTYLGGVYATLFPTHVRRMIVDSVVDPSQDNIWYEANLGQDVAFQMRWNDWQDWVAKNDAVFHLGDTRAKVEARYQKLRAKAKAAPLGGIVGPAELIGFFQGAPYYDSSWVPVAQTWAAYEAGDEQALVDAIAPDMTDVKGNAASENSNAVYTAVECADAKWPTSWSKWDRDNTKLHQKYPFLTWSNAWMNLPCATWKAKQSTPIAVGAKHGLPPVLIVQSERDAATPYKGAVELHRRLAGSRLITEKGAGSHGVTSLLNPCINTRVDSYLLTGKVDAKDVTCDPHATPVAPAPAAAKSLSSDAPAESPVLPAPEELPAVR, translated from the coding sequence GTGATACGCAACGCGGCGCTGGGGAGCGCCGCCACACTGATCACCGGCACACTCGCGGCGAGCCTGCTGCTGGCTCCGCCGGCCGCTGCGGCCTCCGCCGGCAGTGACGGCAGGCTGCCGGAGGCGCTGGGCGTCCAGATCGCCGCCGCCCGCGCCGCCCGCGCCGGGATCGACTGGAAGGACTGCCCGGCCGACTGGGGCTTCGAGAAGCCCATCCAGTGCGGCTGGGTGAAGGTCCCGCTCGACTACGCCAAGCCGTTCGGCAAGACCATCGACATCGCCGTCGACCGGATCGGCAGCACCGGTACCAAGGAGGAGCGCCAGGGCGCGCTCGTCTACAACCCCGGCGGCCCCGGCGGTTCCGGCATGCGCTTCCCGCGCCGCGTCACCACCAAGAGCCCGCTGTGGGTCAACACCTCCAAGGCCTACGACTTCGTCGGCTTCGACCCCCGCGGCGTCGGCCACTCGGCGCCGATCTCCTGCATCGACCCGCAGGAGTTCGTCAAGGCCCCCAAGGCGGACCCGGTCCCGGACTCCGAGGCCGACAAGCGCGCCCAGCGCAAGCTCGCCGCCGAGTACGCGGACGGCTGCAAGGAGCGCAGCGGCGAGATGCTGCCGCACATGACCACGCCGAACACCGCGCGCGACCTCGACGTGATCCGGGCCGGCCTCGGCGAGAAGAAGCTGAACTACCTCGGCGTCTCCTACGGCACCTACCTGGGCGGGGTCTACGCGACCCTCTTCCCGACCCACGTGCGCCGCATGATCGTCGACAGCGTGGTGGACCCGTCGCAGGACAACATCTGGTACGAGGCCAACCTCGGCCAGGACGTCGCCTTCCAGATGCGCTGGAACGACTGGCAGGACTGGGTCGCCAAGAACGACGCCGTCTTCCACCTCGGCGACACCCGCGCCAAGGTCGAGGCCCGCTACCAGAAGCTGCGCGCCAAGGCCAAGGCCGCCCCGCTCGGCGGGATCGTCGGCCCGGCCGAGCTCATCGGCTTCTTCCAGGGCGCCCCGTACTACGACTCCTCCTGGGTGCCCGTCGCCCAGACCTGGGCGGCGTACGAGGCCGGTGACGAGCAGGCGCTCGTCGACGCCATCGCCCCGGACATGACGGACGTCAAGGGCAACGCGGCCTCCGAGAACAGCAACGCCGTGTACACCGCCGTCGAGTGCGCCGACGCCAAGTGGCCCACCAGCTGGTCCAAGTGGGACCGGGACAACACCAAGCTGCACCAGAAGTACCCGTTCCTGACCTGGTCCAACGCGTGGATGAACCTCCCCTGCGCGACCTGGAAGGCCAAGCAGAGCACCCCGATCGCGGTCGGCGCCAAGCACGGGCTGCCGCCCGTACTGATCGTCCAGTCCGAGCGGGACGCGGCCACCCCGTACAAGGGCGCGGTCGAGCTGCACCGCCGCCTCGCCGGCTCGCGGCTGATCACCGAGAAGGGCGCGGGCTCGCACGGTGTGACCAGCCTGCTGAACCCCTGCATCAACACGCGGGTGGACAGCTACCTGCTCACCGGCAAGGTCGACGCCAAGGACGTGACGTGCGACCCGCACGCCACCCCCGTGGCCCCGGCCCCGGCCGCGGCGAAGTCCCTGTCGTCCGACGCCCCGGCCGAGTCCCCGGTCCTCCCGGCGCCGGAGGAGCTCCCCGCCGTCCGGTAA
- a CDS encoding urease accessory protein UreD → MTSAPPVTPAPAGVRATARVHAVADGRGGTALPLLAGEGPLALRRTRSTAGEAGVMLVGAMSAPLGGDHLTVEATAGPGAHLALGSAAATLALPGRSGEPARYDVHLTLEDGASLRWLPEPLVSVRGSDLRVRTRIRLAPTARLVLREEQVLGRTGEVPGLLRSRLTVESGGRPLLDQELACGPGAPGGWDGPAGLAGYRALGQLLVVDPAFSADPPAAAVLGESAAVTPLAGPAVLVTALAENALLVRELLDAACRTYGW, encoded by the coding sequence GTGACCAGCGCACCCCCCGTCACCCCCGCCCCGGCGGGGGTGCGGGCCACCGCCCGTGTCCACGCCGTGGCCGACGGGCGGGGCGGCACCGCCCTGCCGCTGCTCGCCGGGGAAGGGCCGCTCGCGCTGCGCCGCACCCGTTCGACGGCGGGCGAGGCCGGGGTCATGCTGGTCGGCGCGATGAGCGCCCCGCTCGGCGGGGACCACCTCACCGTCGAGGCCACCGCCGGGCCCGGCGCGCACCTCGCCCTCGGCTCGGCGGCGGCCACCCTGGCCCTGCCCGGCCGGTCCGGCGAGCCCGCGCGCTACGACGTACACCTCACCCTGGAGGACGGGGCCTCCCTGCGGTGGCTGCCCGAGCCACTGGTCTCGGTGCGCGGCAGCGACCTGCGGGTGCGCACCCGGATCCGGCTCGCCCCCACGGCACGGCTGGTGCTGCGCGAGGAGCAGGTGCTGGGCCGCACCGGGGAGGTTCCGGGCCTGCTGCGCAGCCGCCTCACCGTCGAGAGCGGGGGCCGCCCGCTGCTGGACCAGGAGCTCGCCTGTGGTCCCGGCGCCCCCGGAGGCTGGGACGGGCCCGCGGGCCTGGCGGGGTACCGGGCGCTCGGCCAACTCCTCGTCGTCGACCCGGCCTTCAGCGCGGATCCGCCCGCCGCGGCGGTCCTGGGGGAGTCCGCCGCGGTGACGCCGCTGGCCGGCCCGGCCGTCCTGGTCACGGCCCTGGCCGAGAACGCCCTGCTGGTGCGCGAGTTGCTCGACGCCGCCTGCCGGACCTACGGGTGGTGA
- the ureG gene encoding urease accessory protein UreG, whose translation MHLDHAVTYPHRHTHSADPLRPDGTRRALRIGLGGPVGSGKTATVAALCRALRTELSMAVVTNDIYTREDAEFLLREAVLPPERITAVETGACPHTAIRDDISANLEAVEELEDAFQEHGRLDLILVESGGDNLTATFSRGLVDAQIFVIDVAGGDDIPRKGGPGVTTADLLVVNKTDLAPYVGSDLDRMARDAAAQRGELPVAFQSLRGAEGVGPVAAWVRERIAAWAVR comes from the coding sequence ATGCACCTCGACCACGCCGTGACCTATCCCCACCGGCACACCCACAGCGCCGATCCCCTGCGGCCCGACGGCACCCGGCGCGCCCTGCGCATCGGACTCGGCGGCCCCGTCGGTTCCGGCAAGACCGCGACCGTCGCCGCCCTGTGCCGCGCCCTGCGCACCGAACTGTCCATGGCCGTCGTCACCAACGACATCTACACCCGCGAGGACGCCGAGTTCCTGCTCCGTGAGGCCGTCCTGCCACCCGAGCGGATCACCGCCGTCGAGACCGGGGCCTGCCCGCACACCGCCATCCGCGACGACATCTCCGCCAACCTGGAGGCCGTGGAGGAACTGGAGGACGCCTTCCAGGAGCACGGAAGGCTGGACCTGATCCTCGTCGAATCCGGCGGGGACAACCTCACCGCCACCTTCTCCCGCGGCCTCGTCGACGCCCAGATCTTCGTCATCGACGTGGCCGGCGGGGACGACATCCCCCGCAAGGGCGGCCCCGGCGTCACCACCGCGGACCTCCTCGTCGTCAACAAGACCGACCTCGCCCCTTACGTCGGTTCCGACCTCGACCGGATGGCACGTGACGCCGCCGCCCAGCGCGGCGAACTCCCCGTCGCCTTCCAGTCGCTGCGCGGCGCCGAGGGAGTCGGCCCGGTGGCCGCCTGGGTGCGCGAGCGGATCGCCGCCTGGGCCGTACGGTGA
- a CDS encoding urease accessory protein UreF, which translates to MSRAALLVLADGRFPAGGHAHSGGAEAACKAGRIHDAATLEDFCRGRLHTTGLTAAALAAAAALGLDPAVLDAAADARTPSPALRTAARRLGRQLMRAARATWPAPELEALAAAFPRGAHQPVVLGVTARAAGLGPGDAAHVAAYESVGGPATATVRLLGLDPFEASGVLARLAPELDAVAARAERAALRSRSQGPDALPAASSPLLDISAEVHAGWPVRLFAS; encoded by the coding sequence ATGAGCCGCGCCGCGCTGCTCGTCCTCGCCGACGGCCGCTTCCCCGCCGGGGGACACGCCCACTCCGGCGGGGCCGAGGCCGCCTGCAAGGCGGGCCGGATCCACGACGCCGCCACCCTGGAGGACTTCTGCCGGGGCCGGCTGCACACCACCGGCCTCACCGCCGCCGCGCTCGCCGCTGCCGCCGCCCTCGGGCTCGACCCGGCCGTCCTCGACGCCGCCGCCGACGCCCGGACCCCCTCGCCGGCCCTGCGCACCGCGGCCCGGCGGCTCGGGCGGCAGCTGATGCGCGCCGCCCGGGCCACCTGGCCCGCCCCGGAACTGGAGGCCCTGGCCGCGGCGTTCCCGCGCGGGGCCCACCAGCCCGTGGTGCTGGGCGTCACCGCCCGGGCCGCCGGACTCGGGCCCGGGGACGCCGCGCACGTGGCGGCGTACGAGAGCGTCGGCGGGCCCGCCACCGCGACCGTACGGCTGCTGGGCCTGGACCCCTTCGAGGCGAGCGGGGTACTGGCCCGCCTCGCCCCCGAACTCGACGCGGTCGCGGCCCGGGCGGAGCGGGCCGCGCTGCGGTCCCGCTCGCAGGGCCCGGACGCACTGCCCGCGGCCTCCTCGCCGCTGCTGGACATCTCGGCGGAGGTCCATGCCGGCTGGCCGGTACGCCTCTTCGCCTCCTGA
- a CDS encoding urease subunit alpha, protein MAELSRQVYADLFGPTAGDRIRLADTDLFVEIEQDLSGGPGRAGDEAVFGGGKVIRESMGQARTTRAEGAPDTVITGVVVLDHWGIVKADLGIRDGRICGIGKAGNPDTMDGVDPALVIGPETEIIAGNGKIVTAGAIDAHVHFISPTVIEEALASGITTLVGGGTGPAEGSKATTVTPGPWHLARMFAALEAYPVNIGLLGKGNTMSREGMHSQLRGGALGFKIHEDWGATPAVIDACLSVCEETGAQVAIHTDTLNEAGFVADTLAAIAGRTIHSYHTEGAGGGHAPDIITVVSEPNILPSSTNPTRPHTVNTVEEHLDMLMVCHHLNPAVPEDLAFAESRIRPSTIAAEDVLHDLGAISIISSDSQAMGRVGEVVLRTWQTAHVMKKRRGFLPGDGPADNHRARRYVAKYTINPAVAQGLAREIGSVETGKLADLVLWNPAFFGVKPELVIKGGQIAYAQMGDANASIPTPQPVLPRPMFGSHGRAPGLNSLNFTAQAALDDALPERLALGKRFVAIESTRKVTKADMRNNDAMPRVEVDADTFTVSIDGEAVEPAPAAELPMAQRYFLF, encoded by the coding sequence ATGGCTGAGCTCTCCCGCCAGGTGTACGCCGACCTCTTCGGGCCGACCGCCGGTGACCGGATCCGGCTCGCCGACACCGACCTCTTCGTGGAGATCGAGCAGGACCTCAGCGGCGGCCCCGGCCGGGCCGGCGACGAGGCCGTCTTCGGCGGCGGCAAGGTGATCCGCGAATCCATGGGCCAGGCCCGCACCACCCGGGCCGAGGGCGCCCCCGACACGGTGATCACCGGGGTCGTCGTCCTCGACCACTGGGGCATCGTCAAGGCCGACCTCGGCATCCGCGACGGCCGGATCTGCGGCATCGGCAAGGCCGGCAACCCCGACACCATGGACGGTGTCGACCCCGCCCTGGTCATCGGTCCCGAGACCGAGATCATCGCCGGCAACGGGAAGATCGTCACCGCCGGTGCCATCGACGCCCACGTGCACTTCATCTCCCCGACGGTCATCGAGGAGGCGCTCGCCTCCGGGATCACCACCCTCGTCGGCGGCGGGACCGGACCGGCCGAAGGCAGCAAGGCCACCACCGTCACCCCCGGCCCCTGGCACCTGGCCCGGATGTTCGCGGCGCTGGAGGCCTACCCGGTCAACATCGGCCTGCTCGGCAAGGGCAACACCATGTCCCGCGAGGGGATGCACTCCCAGCTGCGCGGCGGCGCCCTCGGCTTCAAGATCCACGAGGACTGGGGGGCCACCCCCGCCGTCATCGACGCCTGCCTCTCGGTGTGCGAGGAGACCGGCGCCCAGGTCGCCATCCACACCGACACGCTCAACGAGGCCGGATTCGTCGCCGACACCCTCGCCGCCATCGCCGGACGGACCATCCACTCGTACCACACCGAGGGCGCCGGCGGCGGGCACGCACCCGACATCATCACGGTGGTTTCCGAGCCGAACATACTGCCCAGCTCCACCAACCCCACCCGGCCGCACACCGTCAACACCGTCGAGGAACACCTCGACATGCTGATGGTCTGCCACCACCTCAACCCGGCCGTCCCCGAGGACCTCGCCTTCGCCGAGTCGAGGATCCGGCCGTCGACCATCGCCGCCGAGGACGTCCTCCACGACCTCGGAGCCATCTCCATCATCTCCTCCGACTCCCAGGCCATGGGCCGGGTCGGCGAGGTCGTGCTGCGCACGTGGCAGACCGCCCACGTGATGAAGAAGCGGCGCGGCTTCCTCCCCGGCGACGGACCTGCCGACAACCACCGGGCCCGCCGCTACGTCGCCAAGTACACGATCAACCCCGCGGTGGCCCAGGGGCTCGCCCGCGAGATCGGCTCGGTCGAGACCGGGAAACTCGCGGACCTGGTGCTGTGGAACCCGGCCTTCTTCGGGGTCAAGCCCGAACTCGTCATCAAGGGCGGCCAGATCGCCTACGCGCAGATGGGCGACGCCAACGCCTCCATCCCCACGCCGCAGCCCGTCCTGCCCCGGCCCATGTTCGGCAGCCACGGCCGCGCACCCGGCCTCAACTCCCTGAACTTCACCGCCCAGGCCGCGCTCGACGACGCACTGCCCGAACGCCTCGCGCTGGGCAAGCGGTTCGTCGCCATCGAGAGCACCCGCAAGGTGACCAAGGCGGACATGCGTAACAACGACGCCATGCCGAGGGTCGAGGTCGACGCCGACACCTTCACCGTCTCCATCGACGGGGAGGCGGTCGAACCGGCACCCGCGGCGGAACTGCCCATGGCCCAGCGCTACTTCCTGTTCTGA
- a CDS encoding urease subunit beta, with amino-acid sequence MIPGEIAFGDGPVPLNEGRPVTRLTVLNAADRPVQVGSHYHFAEANPGLDFDRSAARGLRLNVAAGTAVRFEPGIPVAVELVPLAGSRTVPGLRGETGGPLDG; translated from the coding sequence ATGATCCCCGGCGAAATCGCCTTCGGGGACGGCCCGGTACCCCTCAACGAGGGCCGTCCCGTCACCCGTCTCACCGTGCTCAACGCCGCCGACCGGCCGGTCCAGGTCGGCTCCCACTACCACTTCGCCGAGGCCAATCCCGGCCTCGATTTCGACCGCTCGGCCGCCCGCGGGCTCCGGCTCAACGTCGCCGCCGGCACGGCCGTCCGCTTCGAGCCGGGCATCCCGGTCGCGGTGGAACTCGTACCGCTGGCGGGCTCGCGCACCGTACCCGGGCTGCGCGGCGAGACCGGAGGACCGCTCGATGGCTGA
- a CDS encoding urease subunit gamma, protein MQLTPHEQERLLIHVAADVAEKRRARGVRLNHPEAIALITSHLLEGARDGRTVAELMASGRTVLTREEVMEGIPEMIHDVQVEATFPDGTKLVTVHDPIV, encoded by the coding sequence GTGCAACTGACACCGCACGAGCAGGAGAGACTGCTCATCCACGTGGCCGCCGACGTGGCCGAGAAGCGAAGGGCGCGCGGGGTCCGCCTCAACCATCCGGAGGCGATCGCGCTGATCACGTCGCACCTCCTGGAAGGCGCCCGCGACGGCCGGACCGTGGCCGAGCTGATGGCCTCCGGCCGCACCGTCCTGACCCGCGAAGAGGTCATGGAGGGCATCCCCGAGATGATCCACGACGTCCAGGTCGAGGCGACCTTCCCGGACGGCACCAAACTCGTCACGGTCCACGACCCGATCGTCTGA
- a CDS encoding VOC family protein translates to MFVNPVRHITFDALDPYRVAEFWSAVTGFTMHPDDVEGDDEVLLEPGRPGVPGLLFIRVPDAKSVKNRVHLDIQPPTGTRDETVERLIGLGAKLVDDRRDADGVMGWVVLADPEGNELCIERSSGERGLA, encoded by the coding sequence ATGTTCGTCAACCCCGTCCGGCACATCACCTTCGACGCCCTGGACCCCTACCGGGTCGCCGAGTTCTGGTCCGCCGTGACCGGCTTCACCATGCATCCCGACGACGTCGAGGGGGACGACGAGGTCCTGCTGGAGCCCGGCCGGCCCGGCGTACCGGGCCTGCTGTTCATCCGGGTCCCGGACGCCAAGTCCGTGAAGAACCGGGTCCACTTGGACATCCAGCCGCCCACCGGCACCCGGGACGAGACGGTCGAGCGCCTGATCGGGCTCGGCGCGAAGCTCGTGGACGACCGCCGCGACGCGGACGGCGTCATGGGCTGGGTCGTCCTCGCCGACCCCGAGGGCAACGAGCTGTGCATCGAGCGGAGCTCGGGCGAACGCGGCCTCGCCTGA
- a CDS encoding ATP-binding protein, which yields MADHQEASVTLPSDPASVATARRYVAEVLSEWGLPDDAETADSVRLIVSELATNAVQHTFGQSPTFTVDVRLERQEWLRVGVTDSHPRWPRRLPAAVQQDNGRGMVIIRWLTAEAGGRLSVTPTEDGGKTVWIALPWSVGAPARSCTGY from the coding sequence ATGGCAGATCACCAGGAAGCATCCGTCACTCTGCCGAGCGATCCCGCCTCGGTCGCCACCGCCCGCCGCTACGTCGCGGAGGTGCTGAGCGAGTGGGGTCTCCCCGATGACGCCGAGACCGCCGACAGCGTCCGGCTGATCGTCTCGGAGCTCGCCACCAACGCCGTGCAGCACACGTTCGGTCAGTCGCCCACCTTCACCGTCGACGTCCGGCTGGAGCGCCAGGAGTGGCTGCGCGTCGGGGTGACCGACAGCCACCCGCGCTGGCCCAGGCGGCTGCCGGCCGCCGTCCAGCAGGACAACGGCCGGGGCATGGTCATCATCCGCTGGCTGACCGCGGAGGCGGGCGGCCGGCTCTCGGTCACTCCGACCGAGGACGGCGGCAAGACGGTGTGGATCGCGCTGCCCTGGAGCGTCGGGGCCCCGGCGCGCAGCTGCACCGGTTACTGA
- a CDS encoding helix-turn-helix domain-containing protein, with protein sequence MQHGPAVRRRKLGEELRALRDRSGLTSGEAARIMGWHQSKISRIETGRSGVKPEDIRLLLDAYGEIVSPEQRALLEALSASAAGPGPAGDTGRGRQWWHDYRGLLPQEYRDFISLEAGARSARTVELSVVPGLLQTPGYARAVTRAALGGLPEPKVDALVEVRLARQSVLRADPPLELSAVLDEAVLRRQIGGPGVMAEQLRHLAEVSKLPQVRLQVLPFSVGGHLGLTGPFVIFSFPDIADLDVVVLDHLTSSLYLERKEDLEAYGAAFRTIQAHALPPQDSSELISSLADDA encoded by the coding sequence GTGCAGCACGGTCCCGCGGTGCGCCGACGCAAGCTCGGCGAGGAACTGCGTGCCCTGCGCGACCGGTCCGGACTCACCAGTGGTGAGGCGGCCCGGATCATGGGATGGCACCAGTCGAAGATCAGCCGTATCGAGACGGGCCGCAGCGGCGTGAAACCGGAGGACATCCGGCTGCTCCTCGACGCCTACGGGGAGATCGTCAGCCCCGAGCAGCGCGCGTTGCTGGAGGCGCTGTCGGCCTCGGCCGCCGGCCCCGGTCCGGCGGGCGACACCGGGCGCGGCCGCCAGTGGTGGCACGACTACCGGGGTCTGCTGCCGCAGGAGTACCGGGACTTCATCAGCCTGGAGGCGGGTGCCAGGTCGGCCCGCACCGTGGAACTGTCCGTCGTGCCCGGGCTGCTGCAGACCCCGGGATACGCGCGGGCCGTGACCCGGGCGGCGCTGGGCGGGCTGCCGGAGCCGAAGGTGGACGCGCTGGTCGAGGTACGGCTGGCCCGGCAGTCGGTGCTGCGGGCCGATCCCCCGCTGGAGCTGAGCGCCGTACTGGACGAGGCGGTGCTGCGCCGGCAGATCGGCGGGCCCGGGGTGATGGCCGAGCAGTTGCGGCACCTGGCGGAGGTGTCGAAGCTGCCCCAAGTACGCCTGCAAGTACTCCCGTTCAGCGTCGGAGGGCATCTCGGCCTGACCGGACCCTTCGTTATTTTTTCATTTCCGGACATCGCTGATCTGGATGTGGTGGTACTCGACCATTTGACGAGTAGCCTCTATCTGGAGCGGAAGGAAGACCTTGAGGCGTACGGCGCCGCGTTCCGCACCATCCAGGCGCACGCCCTCCCGCCCCAGGACTCGTCGGAACTCATCAGCTCACTCGCTGACGACGCGTAA
- a CDS encoding DUF397 domain-containing protein — MSATPLSSSGLLISARWRRSSRSTGMNNCVEAAALNGGLLAVRDSKRTDGPAVLFTGPAWTGFLASVRADVHA, encoded by the coding sequence GTGTCCGCAACCCCCTTATCCAGCAGCGGACTTCTGATCAGCGCGCGGTGGCGGCGGAGCAGCCGTAGCACCGGAATGAACAACTGCGTGGAAGCGGCCGCCCTGAACGGCGGTCTGCTGGCCGTCCGTGACTCCAAGCGGACGGACGGCCCGGCCGTGCTCTTCACCGGGCCCGCCTGGACCGGCTTCCTCGCCTCGGTACGGGCCGACGTGCACGCGTAG
- a CDS encoding 8-amino-7-oxononanoate synthase — protein sequence MPELTPDPVDVFAWIDDAERAREEAGLVRTLRPRPPVSPLLDLASNDYLGLSRHPGTVRGAQEAAERWGAGATGSRLVTGTTELHTELERELAAYCGFEAALVLSSGYAANLAAVTALSGRGTLVVSDAGNHASIVDGCRLSRAETAVVPHADPDTARKTLAAHEGRALLVSDSVFSVDGDAAPLAGYAAACRDEGAALVVDDAHGLGVLGEGGRGALHAAGLAGAPYVVATLTLSKSLGSQGGAVLGPARVIRHLVNTARTFIFDTGLAPAAVGAALASLRLLQREPERADRAREVAAQLYGRLTAAGLTAARPDAAVVSVRAPSASAALRWAADCREAGLFVGCFRPPSVPDGISRLRLTARADLTGDEIDRAVATILATAPAGAADGQGR from the coding sequence ATGCCCGAGCTCACTCCCGATCCGGTGGACGTCTTCGCGTGGATCGACGACGCGGAGCGCGCGCGGGAGGAGGCCGGCCTCGTCCGGACACTGCGCCCCCGGCCGCCGGTGTCGCCGCTGCTGGACCTCGCGAGCAATGACTACCTCGGCCTGTCCCGGCACCCCGGGACCGTCCGGGGAGCGCAGGAGGCGGCCGAGCGCTGGGGAGCCGGAGCCACCGGTTCGCGGCTGGTGACGGGTACGACCGAGCTGCACACCGAGCTGGAGCGGGAACTCGCCGCCTACTGCGGTTTCGAGGCGGCCCTCGTGCTGTCCTCCGGTTACGCGGCCAATCTCGCCGCCGTCACCGCGCTCAGCGGCCGGGGCACGCTGGTCGTGTCCGACGCCGGGAACCACGCCTCGATCGTCGACGGCTGCCGGCTCTCGCGCGCCGAGACCGCCGTGGTCCCGCACGCCGACCCGGACACCGCGCGCAAGACGCTCGCGGCGCACGAGGGCCGGGCGCTGCTGGTCAGCGACTCGGTGTTCTCCGTGGACGGGGACGCCGCCCCGCTGGCCGGGTACGCGGCGGCCTGCCGGGACGAGGGCGCCGCCCTCGTCGTCGACGACGCACACGGTCTGGGGGTGCTGGGCGAGGGCGGCCGCGGCGCGCTGCACGCCGCCGGGCTCGCGGGCGCACCGTACGTGGTCGCCACCCTGACCCTCTCCAAGTCCCTGGGCAGCCAGGGCGGAGCCGTGCTCGGCCCGGCCAGGGTGATCAGGCACCTGGTCAACACCGCACGCACCTTCATCTTCGACACCGGACTGGCCCCGGCCGCCGTCGGGGCGGCGCTGGCGAGCCTGCGCCTGCTCCAGCGCGAGCCGGAGCGGGCGGACCGGGCCCGCGAGGTGGCCGCCCAGCTGTACGGGCGACTCACCGCGGCCGGCCTGACCGCGGCCCGGCCGGACGCGGCCGTGGTGTCGGTACGGGCCCCGTCGGCGTCGGCGGCACTGCGCTGGGCCGCCGACTGCCGCGAGGCGGGTCTGTTCGTGGGGTGTTTCCGTCCGCCGTCGGTGCCGGACGGCATCTCCCGGCTGCGGCTGACCGCCCGGGCCGATCTCACGGGGGACGAGATCGATCGGGCGGTCGCCACGATCCTGGCGACCGCGCCCGCGGGAGCCGCGGACGGCCAGGGCCGGTAG
- the bioB gene encoding biotin synthase BioB yields MDLLNTLVDKGLRRELPTREEALAVLATSDDELLDVVAAAGKVRRQWFGRRVKLNYLVNLKSGLCPEDCSYCSQRLGSTAGILKYTWLKPEEASQAAAAGVAGGAKRVCLVASGRGPTDRDVDRVGKTIAAIKEQNEGVEVCACLGLLSDGQAERLRDAGADAYNHNLNTSEATYGQITKTHTYADRVDTVQKAHGAGLSACSGLIAGMGESDEDLVDVVFSLRELDADSVPVNFLIPFEGTPLAKEWNLTPQRCLRILAMARFVCPDVEVRLAGGREVHLRSMQPLALHIVNSIFLGDYLTSEGQAGQADLDMIADAGFEVEGAGTSTLPAHRSDALAAATGGGCGSNGGASLCGSGAPAEGDEAAGCGSACGGCSGHAPAARTPAPVQAEAGEVRPELVAVRRRGAGTDVAPNA; encoded by the coding sequence ATGGACCTGCTGAACACCCTGGTGGACAAGGGGCTGCGGCGAGAGCTGCCGACCCGCGAAGAAGCACTCGCCGTACTGGCGACTTCTGACGACGAACTGCTCGACGTGGTGGCCGCGGCCGGCAAGGTGCGCCGCCAGTGGTTCGGGCGTCGGGTCAAGCTGAACTACCTGGTCAACCTGAAGTCGGGCCTGTGCCCGGAGGACTGCTCCTACTGTTCCCAGCGCCTGGGGTCGACGGCCGGAATCCTCAAGTACACGTGGCTGAAGCCCGAGGAGGCCTCCCAGGCCGCCGCCGCCGGTGTCGCGGGCGGCGCGAAGCGGGTCTGCCTCGTCGCGAGCGGCCGCGGGCCGACGGACCGGGACGTGGACCGCGTCGGCAAGACGATCGCGGCGATCAAGGAGCAGAACGAGGGCGTCGAAGTCTGCGCATGCCTCGGCCTGCTGTCGGACGGCCAGGCGGAGCGGCTGCGGGACGCGGGCGCGGACGCCTACAACCACAACCTCAACACCTCCGAGGCGACGTACGGGCAGATCACCAAGACCCACACCTACGCGGACCGCGTCGACACCGTGCAGAAGGCGCACGGCGCCGGCCTGTCCGCGTGCTCCGGTCTGATCGCGGGCATGGGTGAGAGCGACGAGGACCTGGTCGACGTCGTCTTCTCGCTGCGCGAGCTGGACGCGGACTCGGTGCCCGTCAACTTCCTGATCCCGTTCGAGGGCACGCCCCTGGCCAAGGAATGGAACCTCACCCCGCAGCGCTGCCTGCGCATCCTGGCGATGGCGCGGTTCGTCTGCCCCGACGTCGAGGTCCGCCTCGCCGGCGGCCGCGAGGTGCACCTGCGCTCGATGCAGCCGCTGGCCCTGCACATCGTGAACTCGATCTTCCTCGGTGACTACCTGACCAGTGAGGGCCAGGCCGGTCAGGCCGACCTCGACATGATCGCGGACGCCGGGTTCGAGGTGGAGGGCGCCGGTACGTCGACCCTTCCCGCGCACCGCTCCGACGCCCTGGCCGCCGCCACCGGCGGGGGCTGCGGTTCGAACGGCGGCGCCTCGCTGTGCGGTTCGGGCGCGCCCGCCGAGGGCGACGAGGCCGCGGGCTGCGGCTCGGCGTGCGGCGGCTGCTCCGGCCACGCGCCGGCGGCCCGGACGCCCGCACCGGTCCAGGCCGAGGCCGGCGAGGTCCGCCCCGAGCTGGTGGCGGTCCGCCGGCGCGGCGCGGGGACGGACGTCGCGCCCAATGCCTGA